A single genomic interval of Macadamia integrifolia cultivar HAES 741 chromosome 6, SCU_Mint_v3, whole genome shotgun sequence harbors:
- the LOC122081289 gene encoding uncharacterized protein LOC122081289: protein MAALSIASASVFGRSGGRGLSSTSTSRSRPRIFCVGWDPERLYGPPQTGHLARREFQRRLEKDAEAREAFQTHVREEQERRRALRQSRELPDTPAETIEYFLDTEAQELEFEIARLRHKLNQEFFAHMQFELGQLRFAVPRTEAMEDRLAELETMQKVLLEGTEAYDKMQADIIKAKESLTKILTSKDVKATLLEMVERNKLNRSLLTLLDENIANAHKSGQKQAAEFMEKVRGAVLKYITV, encoded by the exons ATGGCCGCTCTCAGCATCGCATCTGCGAGCGTATTCGGAAGGAGTGGGGGGAGAGGACTCAGTTCCACTTCGACTTCGCGTTCGCGACCCAGAATTTTCTGTGTTGGATGG GACCCCGAACGCCTATATGGGCCGCCACAGACGGGACACCTAGCTCGAAGAGAGTTTCAGAGACGTCTTGAGAAAGATGCTGAAGCTCGGGAAGCCTTCCAAACCCATGTCCGCGAAGAACAAGAGCGTCGCCGAGCTCTTCGTCAG TCTCGCGAATTGCCAGACACACCAGCAGAGACAATAGAGTATTTTCTGGATACTGAAGCTCAGGAGCTTGAATTCGAGATTGCGAGGTTAAGGCATAA ATTGAATCAGGAGTTTTTCGCACACATGCAATTTGAGTTGGGCCAACTAAGATTTGCTGTGCCAAGAACTGAG GCTATGGAAGACAGATTGGCTGAGCTCGAGACAATGCAAAAGGTTCTGCTTGAAGGAACAG AAGCTTATGATAAAATGCAAGCGGACATCATTAAGGCGAAAGAAAGCCTAACCAAGATTTTGACATCTAAGGATGTCAAAGCAACT TTATTGGAGATGGTTGAGCGAAATAAACTCAATAGATCATTACTGACACTCCTTGATGAAAACATAGCAAATGCTCACAAGAGTGGCCAG AAACAAGCAGCAGAATTCATGGAGAAAGTCCGTGGAGCTGTTCTCAAGTACATTACAGTTTGA
- the LOC122081096 gene encoding non-specific lipid transfer protein GPI-anchored 9-like produces MGNWAMVVLAILMVTATVRVAEGQGSGSTPSCAAALVPCADYLNSTKPPASCCTPLRQAVATQLKCLCNLLNDTSLFNSLHINMTQALELPKYCGVNDTTTACRKFSALSPSSADTTTTTTTPPPPGATGNGVGKLPWNGMSCLLVLLAFMEVIRDFSVL; encoded by the exons ATGGGAAATTGGGCGATGGTGGTGTTGGCGATTCTGATGGTAACGGCAACGGTGAGGGTGGCTGAAGGGCAAGGAAGCGGTAGTACACCGTCGTGTGCGGCGGCTTTGGTGCCATGCGCGGACTACCTTAACTCCACGAAGCCACCGGCCTCTTGCTGTACACCTCTCCGCCAGGCCGTGGCTACACAACTCAAATGCCTATGCAATCTCCTCAACGACACTTCCTTGTTTAATAGTTTGCATATCAATATGACCCAAGCCCTCGAGCTTCCCAAGTATTGCGGAGTCAATGACACTACTACCGCCTGCCGCAAAT TTTCAGCTCTATCTCCCTCATCGGCtgatactactactactactactactccaccacctccag GAGCAACTGGCAATGGCGTGGGGAAGCTACCTTGGAATGGGATGTCTTGTTTACTTGTACTTTTGGCTTTTATGGAGGTCATTAGGGACTTCTCTGTGCTTTAA
- the LOC122081838 gene encoding FAM10 family protein At4g22670-like, whose protein sequence is MDDAKVKQLKLFVDQCKSNPSILNDPSLSFFRDYLESLGCKLPPSAYEPGESPRTRSSKPRSMEDSDEDEDMADLKEEDSSQGASKPADDGYESDIIESDLELEGDTVEPDDGPPQKMGDPSTEVTDENRDASQAAKALAMDAIPEGKLEEAIEHLTEAILLNPSSAIMYATRASVFIKMKKPNAAIRDANAALEINPDSAKGYKTRGIARAMLGQWGESAKDLHLASKLDFDEEISTVLKKVEPNAHKIEEHHRKYERLRKEKEEKRTERERQRRKAEAQAAYEKAKRGEQSSSSRKPGGFPGGMPGGFPGGMPGGFPGGMPGGMPGGFPGGMPGGFPGSMPGGMPGNIDMSKILNDPELMAAFKDPEVMAALQDVMKNPANFAKHQSNPKVAPVIAKMMGKFGGPK, encoded by the exons ATGGATGATGCGAAGGTGAAGCAGCTTAAGCTCTTCGTTGATCAATGCAAATCCAATCCTTCCATTCTCAACGATCCTTCACTCTCTTTCTTCAGAGACTACCTTGAGAG TCTCGGTTGTAAGCTTCCCCCCTCAGCTTACGAACCTGGCGAGTCACCTCGAACTCGAAGCTCG AAACCCCGATCAATGGAAGATAGTGATGAGGATGAGGACATGGCGGACCTCAAAGAAGAGGACTCTTCGCAGGGAGCTTCTAAACCCGCTGACGATGGATACGAGAGTGATATAATCGAGTCTGACCTTGAACTCGAAGGGGATACTGTAGAACCTGACGATGGTCCTCCACAGAAG ATGGGTGACCCCTCTACTGAGGTTACGGATGAAAACCGTGATGCTTCTCAAGCGGCCAAGGCATTAGCAATGGACGCAATTCCTGAGG GTAAACTCGAGGAAGCTATTGAACATCTCACTGAGGCGATTTTGCTAAACCCATCATCTGCCATAATGTATGCGACCAGAG CAAGTGTCTTtatcaaaatgaaaaaacctaATGCTGCAATTCGAGATGCCAATGCGGCTTTGGAG ATTAATCCCGATTCTGCAAAAGGATATAAGACTCGTGGCATTGCCAGAGCAATGCTTGGTCAGTGGGGAGAGTCTGCCAAGGATCTTCACTTAGCATCGAAGTTGGATTTCGATGAGGAGATTAGTACAGTACTCAAAAAG GTTGAACCCAATGCACACAAGATTGAAGAGCACCATAGAAAATATGAGCGTTTacggaaagaaaaggaagagaagaggacGGAGCGTGAGAGGCAACGTCGTAAGGCTGAAGCACAG GCTGCATACGAGAAGGCCAAAAGGGGAGAGCAGTCTTCTTCAAGTCGGAAGCCTGGAGGCTTCCCTGGAGGGATGCCGGGAGGCTTTCCAGGGGGGATGCCGGGAGGATTTCCAGGGGGGATGCCAGGAGGGATGCCAGGAGGCTTTCCAGGGGGGATGCCAGGAGGTTTCCCTGGAAGTATGCCTGGTGGGATGCCTGGAAACATTGATATGAGCAAAATTCTAAAT GATCCTGAATTAATGGCGGCTTTCAAAGATCCAGAAGTAATGGCTGCTCTTCAAGATG TGATGAAGAACCCTGCTAATTTTGCAAAGCATCAGTCAAACCCTAAGGTGGCTCCTGTCATAGCAAAGATGATGGGCAAATTCGGTGGACCTAAGTAA